The DNA sequence ACTATAATCTACCCGTTCTGGGGTAACTACGCCCACCTTTCAGGGCTTATGAAACCCAAAACCGTTTTTCTCCAGCATGGGGTTACAAAGGACAACGTTTCAGAATGGTTAAATGAATTCGATAAACCCTTGGCAATGCTTTCAACAGTCTCAGACGCAGAAAAGGAATCATTTAAAAATCCCGACTACGGATATTCACCGGATATCATCAAAACCTTAGGTTTTCCAAGATTCGATAAGCTTGAAAACCATGACAGAAAGGAAATTGTCCTGATGCCGTCATGGAGGCGCCAGCTTGACCAGCTTTCAGCCGAGGATTTTGTAAAAACCAACTTCTACAAACACTTCAACGAGCTTTTATGCGATGAGGAAATAATAAATTTCGCAAAGCAGCACGGATATAAAGTGATTTTCAAGCCCCACAGAAACCTCCACAAGTTCGTCTCAACTTTTACAAAGCATCCCGATGTCATTTTTGATTTGAACCTGAAAAACTATACGGAAACCTTCAACAATTCCTCCCTTATTGTCACTGACTACTCTTCAATAGCTTTTGATTTTGCATATCTCAAAAAGCCTCTCATATACTATCAGTTTGACAACAACTACCACTTCAACGTCGAGGAGGCTTATTTCCAGTATGAGCGTGACGGTTTCGGACCGGTGGCAAGGTCACACGAGGATCTTAAAGCCGAAATTTTAAGAATCATCGCCAACGGCTGTCAGATGGATGAGGAATATGAAAGAAGGGTGGATGAGTTTTTCAAATACATTGACCGCAACAACTCAAAAAGGGTAGTTGAGGAAATACTCAGACTCGACACCTATTATTAAATATTTCAAAATACTAATTTTAACCATGGAATTCATGGATGTTTTACTTAAAAGAAGGTCAACTAGAAAATTCAACGGCGAAAAAATCACCAGAGATGAACTGGACAAGGTTCTGCAGGCAGGACTTCTTGCACCCTCAAGCATGAACAGAAAGCCGATAAATCTTATGGTTGTTGAGAGAAAGGAAACTTTAAAACAGCTCTCACAGGCAAAAGACCATGGGGCTGAACTTCTTGCAGATGCCGACAAGGCAATCGTTGTCATTGCAGATACCATGATAAGCGACACATGGTGTGAGGATTCATCAATCGTTTTAACTTATCTTCATCTTGCCGCAACCGATTTGAATCTTGCAAGCTGCTGGGTTCAGATTCACATGAGAAAAAAGGATGGAGTATATGCTGAGGAAGTTGTCAGGGACATTTTAAAGATTGACGAGCACTACAGAATTGCAGGCATTATGGCGCTTGGCCATTCCGATGACATTCCCGAAGCCCACACTCTCGATGACATTGACAAGGGCAAGGTTCACTTCCTTGTTTAGCATTGTTTTAACAATATAATTGTTATATTTTTGTAAAATTGCTTCTTATACGTAAAATTGTTGTAAAATTAAAGAAAAAATATTTACAGTTTTAACAAAAGAAAATTATTTAGTTAATTTACAGTTTTATGTGCTGTTTCGAAAATAATTTGGAATTTGATACAATGATATCTGAAATAAAAATTAAGAATTTAAAAAGTTTCAATGACCAGTTTGTTTCTTTAAATAATTTCAACGTTCTGATTGGGGCATGTGCATCAGGCAAATCCAATTTTATTGAAATTTTTAAATTTTTAAAGGATATCTCTATGGATTTTGAAAATGGCATTAATAAACATGGCGGTTCATTTTTAAGGAATTTCAATTTAAATTCAGGGGATGAACCCTCCTTTTTAAAAGTCGGATATGATTTTCCAGTATCAATTCCCGAATTCTGCAAATCAATTGACGGAAATATTTTTCTTAAGGTTGATTTTAATAAAATCGAATATGGATTAATGTTCAATATTGATGATGATAACCTATGTGAAATTTTAAATGAAATTGTCAAAATCGAGTTCAAGGTTTTCAATGATGAAAATGATGAGCTGTTATCAGAAAATGCATTATATTTAAGAAATCTGAAAGGTAACGTTTCCATTGATTTTGAAAAATCTGAAGAATATGTTCTTTTGGAGGCATTTATTCCACAATCTTTGTTAAATATTGTTAATAATAATTTAAAAAATGAAACTGCATTGATGATAAATTCAGCATTGGCGTCCACACCAGTTTCATGGGCGTCTTTTTTTAAAAATTTAAAGTTTTACAATTTTGATCCTAAATTTTGCAAAACAATCAATAAAATTAATGGCCATAGTGAACTTTCTGAACTGGGGGATACTTTACCTGTTGTTTTAGATAGGATTGCAGGTGATGGGGAAAATAAAAGAAAATTTTTAAACCTGTTATCCAATATTCTTCCTTATATTGATGATGTTGAAATTAAACAGATTATGGATAACCAAAGATTATTTTCACTCCTTGAATCTTATAGTGATGTTTTAATTCCAGCACCATTGGTTTCTGATGGGACAAGCAATATAATGGCATTGATTATCGCATTATACTTTGAAAAATCTAATGTTATTTTCATTGAAGAACCTGAAAGAAATATCCATCCTGCATTTTTCATAAAGATTGTAGAAATGATGAAGGAAGTTTCAGCAAATAAACAAATCATGATTACCACTCACAGCCCTGAAATTCTAAAATATTGTGAGTTAAATGATATCTATTTCATCTCAAGAGACAAACATGGTTTTTCAAATATCAGCAAACCAATTGAAAATGATATTGTCAAGCCATTCATTGAAGAATTGGGGATTGATGAAGTATTTGTGGACGATTATCTGGGGTTAGGAAATGAATAATTATAATTTTGATTTGGCTGTGAAAAGAAATGACTCATTTAAATATTTTTTAGATAGGCTGATGTAATTGTTTAGTCACTTTTACCCCTTGTAAAGTGACAATATCTTTAAATACATATTAAACTAAACTTTTATCTAGATAACGAGGGAGATTTTAAAATGCATGTTAAAGAATTACTAGATGATTTGGGATTAAGGTTGAAATTGCCACAGCACTGGTTTTCAACAGACATAAGCGATGATTTTGAAGAAGGAAAACTTGTTCAAAACGATGAGATTATCAAAATCGAAGCGCAGGGCAATGACAACAGAAAAGTAATAGTCATTGACGTTAATGACGGAATGAGTGTCGTAACAGTATTTCCCGACGGAAAGGTTATCGGCGTCAAATACCTGAACAACAAGGATGATTTCGAATACATCGGAAAGCCATCCGAACTTTATTTCTGATTTTTAAACCTTAAAACAACCACACCACTTACAACACCAACCAATGTACCTGCTAAAACGTCAAGCGGAAAGTGTGCTCCCACATACACTCTTGAAAATGCAATTGCAAGTGCAAAGACTAGGCATAATCCAAAAACCGCTTTGTTTTCACGCAGTTTCACTGCAAGAACTGTAATCACACTGAATGTGGATGAGGTGTGTCCTGATGGAAATGAATATGGTTCTGTCGGTGTTACAAGCTGGCGCACATTGTCAAGAAGAATTCCAGGTCTCGGCTCATGGACAGTCAATTTAAGCGCCGCTGCAATAACGACGGATAAAACAAGTGAGTACAAGCACAGCTTTGCAATTTCATAATACTCGTCCTTTTTGTAGTGTCTTGTAAAAAGAAACACAAGAAGTGTTGCAATGCCCACTGCCGGAAGTCCTCCGAAGTTTGTAAAAACCGGCATGACGGCGTCAAGGACGGGATTTGCAAGACCATTATTTATTAAATTGAATAGCTCAATGTTAATGTTCATGCTATCAGTTCTGTTTTCATCTCTAATAATTGTTACCCATGATAAGTGACAAAATATTTAAATATTGTTAAAATATATTCATAAATAATCAATTTAGGAGGATAATTATCATGGCTGATAAAAAATCTCCTGCAGACGGCTGGCCGGTAATCAGTGGAGATTACATTGTTGGCGATCCGGAAAGTCCGGTTGCAGTTACAACTCTTGCTTCCCACATTGAAGCGGAACTTTCAGGTGCGGCCATTGCAGGACCATGCAAAACAGAAAACCTTGGTATCGAAAAGGTTGTTGCAAATATCATATCAAATCCGAACATAAGATTCCTTATTCTGGCAGGCGCCGAGGTGCAGGGCCACATTACAGGTCAAAGTTTCAAGGCACTTCACGAAAACGGCGCTGATCCTGACAAAAAGAAAATCATCGGTGCTACAGGAGCAATTCCTTTTGTTGAAAACGTTCCTCTTGACGGAGTTGAAAGGTTTCAGCAGCAACTGGAAATCGTTGATTTAATCGATACAGAAGACATCGGTGCAATCCAGTCCAAGATCAATGAATGCGTTGAAAAGGATCCTGGTGCACTTGAAGCAGAGCCAATTATCATGGAAGTCGATGAAGAAAACGAAAAAATGGTAATTGTCGATAAAAAGAAAACTAAAAAAGACCAAAAGGCTGAAGCTTAACCGGCCTTTTTTTCACTATTTTTTTTTAACATTTTTAATTTTTGTGCATATGCACCATCTCATTTTTGTGTTTTTTCTTAGAATATGCAATGAAAAAGCAAAACTTTATATACTATCTCTATGATATATGTAGTTTGAGTGATGATAAGTTGAATTTTTTAAGAAAATTTAAAAAAAATCGTTAAGTTTATATACTATTATAACAAACTTATTATTACGACCTGTATTTTGTAGAAAAATACAATCGCATTTAGGAAGTTTATTCCTAGAATAAGTAGTCGACTAACACCACAAAATGTGGATATTGTAAAAAAATAGAGGTGATAATATGAACCAAAACCATTCAATAAACTGGAGTGACAAAGTAAAATGTCTCGACCAGACCATAAGAGACGAGATAGGCATCGAAGGAGAAAACGAAGCCAAACATATCTTGATTAAAGTCCAGACAAAATCTGCCGAACCGATCGAACCGGCATTCATCGTTGGAGAAGATGATTACTTCCTGGACCTCTTCGTCCTGTCTCCGCAAGGCCCTGGAATAACCTCAACCGCTGTTCTAAAGGAAAACATCCAAAGCATAGGAGTGATAGGTGGAGTGTCAGCAGAAAAGGTTGACCCGTCTGAAGCAAAGGAAACACCGCTTCTTGACGACGTCGATGCACTTTACCAATAGAATGCTTATTTCAGCCAGACTCATTGTTTAGGGAAGCTCACCACTTCCCCCACACTTACTTTAAAGAGGCGTAAACATGAACAAAACAAAACTGACATTTATCGCAGATGTATCAACAGGACTCTCATACAGACGATACCTTGATGACGACGGAGAGGATTTTGACGTCATACTTCAGCGGTCAATAAAAAAGGACGGTATACTCGAAGATTTCGAATCAGTCAGGCTCAATCCGAAACACCTAAGGCCACACCATTTCACCAGACCCGGAGACATCCTGATGAAAATGCCATATCCCTACGACGTTGTTTGTGTTCGCCGTGAAGGCCTGGTGGTAAGTGACAGAATAGCTATAATCCGCCTTAAAGAAAACCATCACCCGCAGTTTATAGCTCACTTGCTCACCAATGCCCATATCAAAAAACAGCTCTACGAACTTTCAAGCACCGAAAGGATGCCTCATGCATCACTAAAGCAGATCAAGGAACTCGAACTGTCACTGCCTGACTATGAAAGCCAGGTAAAGTACGCTGAGCTTCTTGACACCATCAATGAAAAAATCATAGAGGATTCAAAGGTCGTCGAATACGATAGGCGTCTCAAGGAAGGAATCCTCAACAAGCTCTGGGAGGAAAACATATGAAACCCACCTCTAAAAATTACAAGATATTAAGAAACATTCTCTCCAAAATCAGAAAGTTTTCAATAACTCCTGACATCTCCTATCTGGTAATCTACTCATTTTTGTACAAGTACTGTTCAGACCTTCTAAGAGATCATTTCCTAAGCCAGATTCAGGACAAGGCGCTAACCCTTGATGAGGCCTATGCACAGGAGCACTACAGGGAAATGTTTCGCGATGACGCATTTCACATGTTCGGATATTACATTAACAGTCCGGACTGCTTTTTCGATGAGGTCATAAACAACAAGTACTCCGAAAACTTCTTTTTGTACGAGTTTTTCACAGCATTCTCCCAGCACGTCGAATTCGTCGAAGGGTCCAACTACCAGCAGTACTTCAGATTCATATTCGACAGCGTCAGCGAGATAATCAACTTCAGCAAATACGAGTTTGAAGGGGAAAACCATCTGATGGTAAAGGAAATCATCTTCGCAATATCCAAGCTGGACATCTTTGAGGAGGAATTTCCCTTCGACAAGGTATATGACAGATTATGCCAGTCCAAGCTCATTGAGGTGGAAACCGACCCCGACTACATCACATCAATGCTTTCATGCATAGTCAAAAGCGAAAAGGACACAATCAATGACATTTACAATCCATTTTTATGCGACGCATCCTCAATCATAAACCTGAGCTCTCAAAACTACTTCATGGCAAATACCTATGCAAAAAGCCAGGACAAGATAACATACTGCTCAAACATAGTCAAGCTATTCATAAACCTCTTTGATTTGGACCACATATTCCTTGAATACGGATCCCCATTCGAATCTGCAGATGTGGGGGGAGCGTCATTTGACGTTATAACATCAAGGATTCCGCCACTTACAAGCAAAAACATCCAAAGGCTGAACCGGGCTCAAAGGATTGAAATCACCAAAAGAAACAAAAGAAAGGAACTTGAAGAGGTCCTGGCAGACAAGTTCAACATGAATCCAGAACTTCTTGAAAACGACATCGAGATGAACAACACAATTGAAAATCTCGTAAACAGAATGGATTTGGATGCAGATTCAAAAATCCAGTTTAAAGGCGAGTATGAGTCACTTAAGGACAGCGAATACCTGTTTTTAATCAATCTCATTGACTCCCTAAAAGATGACGGAATCATGGTTGTTGCAATGTCACAGAGTTTCCTGTTTAAAAACACTCTTCAAACTTTAAGAAAATATCTGACATTCGAGAAAAACTGCATCGATGCAATAATAAGCATTCCAAATGAGCTTACAAGGCCCCGCAGTTCGGAAATCATTGTGGTATTTAGAAAAAACAGATTAAGAAACGATGTCATGTTCATTGATCTGTCAACCAAATACAAGCTGGTCCGTGAAAGCTACAGGGTTCCGGGGCTTTTCAGGAAAAATCTCACACTGGATGCGGAATTCATCAGACACGTCGTTGAGATATATCATAAACGTGAAATAGTCGACAGGTTTTCAAACATTGCGGGCACAGATGAAATAGCCTCCAAGGAATTCAAC is a window from the Methanobrevibacter sp. genome containing:
- the mtrA gene encoding tetrahydromethanopterin S-methyltransferase subunit A; amino-acid sequence: MADKKSPADGWPVISGDYIVGDPESPVAVTTLASHIEAELSGAAIAGPCKTENLGIEKVVANIISNPNIRFLILAGAEVQGHITGQSFKALHENGADPDKKKIIGATGAIPFVENVPLDGVERFQQQLEIVDLIDTEDIGAIQSKINECVEKDPGALEAEPIIMEVDEENEKMVIVDKKKTKKDQKAEA
- a CDS encoding N-6 DNA methylase, which translates into the protein MKPTSKNYKILRNILSKIRKFSITPDISYLVIYSFLYKYCSDLLRDHFLSQIQDKALTLDEAYAQEHYREMFRDDAFHMFGYYINSPDCFFDEVINNKYSENFFLYEFFTAFSQHVEFVEGSNYQQYFRFIFDSVSEIINFSKYEFEGENHLMVKEIIFAISKLDIFEEEFPFDKVYDRLCQSKLIEVETDPDYITSMLSCIVKSEKDTINDIYNPFLCDASSIINLSSQNYFMANTYAKSQDKITYCSNIVKLFINLFDLDHIFLEYGSPFESADVGGASFDVITSRIPPLTSKNIQRLNRAQRIEITKRNKRKELEEVLADKFNMNPELLENDIEMNNTIENLVNRMDLDADSKIQFKGEYESLKDSEYLFLINLIDSLKDDGIMVVAMSQSFLFKNTLQTLRKYLTFEKNCIDAIISIPNELTRPRSSEIIVVFRKNRLRNDVMFIDLSTKYKLVRESYRVPGLFRKNLTLDAEFIRHVVEIYHKREIVDRFSNIAGTDEIASKEFNLSVSRYVDTFEGEFVKLEDLKNEKEEITSKIKKLNKKIDMMMDELNIRI
- a CDS encoding phosphatase PAP2 family protein; translation: MNINIELFNLINNGLANPVLDAVMPVFTNFGGLPAVGIATLLVFLFTRHYKKDEYYEIAKLCLYSLVLSVVIAAALKLTVHEPRPGILLDNVRQLVTPTEPYSFPSGHTSSTFSVITVLAVKLRENKAVFGLCLVFALAIAFSRVYVGAHFPLDVLAGTLVGVVSGVVVLRFKNQK
- a CDS encoding restriction endonuclease subunit S, whose translation is MNKTKLTFIADVSTGLSYRRYLDDDGEDFDVILQRSIKKDGILEDFESVRLNPKHLRPHHFTRPGDILMKMPYPYDVVCVRREGLVVSDRIAIIRLKENHHPQFIAHLLTNAHIKKQLYELSSTERMPHASLKQIKELELSLPDYESQVKYAELLDTINEKIIEDSKVVEYDRRLKEGILNKLWEENI
- a CDS encoding nitroreductase family protein, whose protein sequence is MEFMDVLLKRRSTRKFNGEKITRDELDKVLQAGLLAPSSMNRKPINLMVVERKETLKQLSQAKDHGAELLADADKAIVVIADTMISDTWCEDSSIVLTYLHLAATDLNLASCWVQIHMRKKDGVYAEEVVRDILKIDEHYRIAGIMALGHSDDIPEAHTLDDIDKGKVHFLV
- a CDS encoding AAA family ATPase → MCCFENNLEFDTMISEIKIKNLKSFNDQFVSLNNFNVLIGACASGKSNFIEIFKFLKDISMDFENGINKHGGSFLRNFNLNSGDEPSFLKVGYDFPVSIPEFCKSIDGNIFLKVDFNKIEYGLMFNIDDDNLCEILNEIVKIEFKVFNDENDELLSENALYLRNLKGNVSIDFEKSEEYVLLEAFIPQSLLNIVNNNLKNETALMINSALASTPVSWASFFKNLKFYNFDPKFCKTINKINGHSELSELGDTLPVVLDRIAGDGENKRKFLNLLSNILPYIDDVEIKQIMDNQRLFSLLESYSDVLIPAPLVSDGTSNIMALIIALYFEKSNVIFIEEPERNIHPAFFIKIVEMMKEVSANKQIMITTHSPEILKYCELNDIYFISRDKHGFSNISKPIENDIVKPFIEELGIDEVFVDDYLGLGNE